A genome region from Baekduia alba includes the following:
- a CDS encoding spermidine synthase, with protein MARRRSGPEILAASGDLLVQRDADRPSGRLLRQGDMDASYVDLADPRHLEFDYLRRMRDLVEALRARRIVHVGGAGAALARALAASDRTATRRQHVVEVDPDVVALAREHLGLRKAPGLKVKVADGRAWLAGRADGSVDALLVDAFVGARVPRHLATREALRDAARVVAPGGALAINVVDAPPMDDVRAIGAGLVEAFATVAAVGGGPVLRARRQGNVVLIAAHGPLPLERLRVRGAADGASPATLATPREVELLCRGTPPWQD; from the coding sequence ATGGCCCGCCGCCGATCCGGCCCAGAGATCCTCGCCGCCTCCGGCGACCTGCTCGTCCAGCGCGACGCCGACCGGCCGTCGGGCCGCCTGCTGAGGCAGGGCGACATGGACGCGTCCTACGTCGACCTCGCCGATCCGCGCCACCTGGAGTTCGACTACCTGCGCCGGATGCGCGACCTCGTCGAGGCGCTGCGCGCGCGGCGGATCGTGCACGTCGGCGGAGCGGGCGCGGCGCTGGCCCGTGCGCTGGCGGCCAGCGACCGGACCGCGACGCGCCGCCAACATGTCGTCGAAGTCGATCCGGACGTGGTCGCGCTGGCGCGCGAGCACCTCGGCCTGCGCAAGGCGCCGGGCCTGAAGGTCAAGGTCGCCGACGGCCGCGCGTGGCTGGCCGGGCGCGCGGATGGCTCGGTCGACGCGCTGCTGGTCGACGCGTTCGTCGGCGCGCGCGTGCCGCGCCACCTGGCGACCCGGGAGGCGCTGCGCGACGCCGCGCGCGTCGTGGCGCCGGGCGGCGCGTTGGCCATCAACGTGGTCGACGCCCCGCCGATGGACGACGTGCGCGCGATCGGCGCCGGGTTGGTGGAGGCGTTCGCCACCGTGGCGGCGGTCGGCGGCGGACCGGTCCTGCGCGCGCGCCGGCAGGGCAACGTCGTCCTGATCGCCGCTCACGGCCCGCTGCCGCTGGAGCGCCTGCGCGTCAGGGGCGCCGCCGACGGCGCCTCGCCGGCCACCCTGGCCACGCCGCGCGAGGTGGAGCTGCTCTGCCGCGGCACCCCGCCGTGGCAGGATTGA
- a CDS encoding DUF488 domain-containing protein: protein MPTIWTIGYERLLPAELVAELRAAGVQRLVDVRYRPQSRRAGMSKTRLGELLSDNGIAYEHRRALGTPPDIRWFYKNNRSPEGAERFAAHVETTAVDDLDALAAELSSPIAPRTALMCLEADPAVCHRRTLTEHLRQRMPRLRVVDL from the coding sequence ATGCCAACGATCTGGACCATCGGCTACGAGCGGCTGCTGCCGGCCGAGCTGGTCGCCGAGCTGCGGGCCGCCGGCGTGCAGCGCCTCGTCGACGTGCGCTACCGGCCGCAGTCGCGCCGCGCCGGGATGTCGAAGACCCGGCTCGGCGAGCTGCTGTCCGACAACGGCATCGCCTACGAGCACCGCCGCGCGCTCGGCACGCCGCCCGACATCCGCTGGTTCTACAAGAACAACCGCTCGCCCGAGGGCGCCGAGCGCTTCGCCGCCCACGTCGAGACGACCGCGGTCGACGACCTCGACGCGCTCGCCGCGGAGCTGTCCTCCCCGATCGCACCCCGCACCGCGCTCATGTGCCTGGAGGCCGATCCGGCGGTCTGCCACCGCCGCACGCTGACCGAGCACCTGCGCCAGCGCATGCCGCGCCTACGCGTGGTCGACCTCTAG
- a CDS encoding WS/DGAT/MGAT family O-acyltransferase, producing MRQLTTLDAQFLAVESGRTYGHVGSLCVYDPSTAPGGELTMQDLCHMVSERLHLLPPFRWRLVNVPLGLDLPYWVEDPDFDIDFHIRESAIPPPGDDTKLAETVSRIFARPLDRSRPLWELYLIHGLPDGKVALLTKVHHAVVDGVSGNEILSVLLDPSPEGKELPPRPAGHGGGERVPSDLEMLARGAAGIPLQPWRALRALPTTLPALTEIPGANAFPVVPALSKGLSKLRGLAGAPTNDAILEITSARAPKTSFNGRISPHRRFAFGSLSLDSVKDIKNELGITVNDVVVTLCASAVRQWLIERDELPRTPLVAMVPVSVRAPHERQEFGNRISAMIVPIPTNVAHPRDRLRRAHELLRGAKANHAALPASLLTDATAFIPPAVAALAARTTIDLLSRTRPPLNLVISNVPGPRESLFCAGAKLESMFPVSVVVDGVGLNMTVMSYRDHLDFGIVTDQGQIPDAWPFIAHLHTALEELETVLNRRGRTVKKAQGPAPSRPRSGRAARA from the coding sequence ATGAGACAGCTGACGACGTTGGACGCGCAGTTCCTGGCGGTCGAGTCCGGCCGCACCTACGGCCACGTCGGCAGCCTCTGCGTGTACGACCCGTCCACGGCGCCCGGCGGCGAGCTGACCATGCAGGACCTGTGCCACATGGTCTCCGAGCGGCTGCACCTGCTGCCGCCCTTTCGCTGGCGGCTCGTCAACGTGCCCCTCGGCCTCGACCTGCCGTACTGGGTCGAGGATCCGGACTTCGACATCGACTTCCACATCCGCGAGTCGGCGATCCCGCCGCCCGGCGACGACACCAAGCTCGCCGAGACCGTGTCGCGGATCTTCGCCCGGCCGCTGGACCGCTCGCGGCCGCTGTGGGAGCTCTACCTCATCCACGGCCTGCCGGACGGCAAGGTCGCGCTGCTGACCAAGGTCCACCACGCGGTCGTCGACGGCGTCTCGGGCAACGAGATCCTGTCGGTCCTGCTGGACCCGTCGCCCGAAGGCAAGGAGCTGCCGCCACGCCCCGCGGGCCACGGGGGCGGCGAGCGCGTCCCGTCGGACCTGGAGATGCTCGCCCGCGGCGCGGCCGGCATCCCGCTCCAGCCCTGGCGCGCGTTGCGCGCCCTGCCCACGACGCTGCCGGCGCTGACCGAGATCCCGGGCGCCAACGCGTTCCCGGTCGTCCCCGCGCTCTCCAAGGGCCTGTCCAAGCTGCGCGGCCTGGCCGGCGCGCCGACCAACGACGCGATCCTGGAGATCACGTCGGCCCGCGCGCCCAAGACCTCGTTCAACGGCCGCATCTCGCCGCACCGGCGCTTCGCCTTCGGCTCGCTCTCGTTGGACTCGGTCAAGGACATCAAGAACGAGCTGGGCATCACGGTCAACGACGTCGTGGTGACGCTCTGCGCGTCGGCCGTCCGCCAGTGGCTGATCGAACGCGACGAGCTGCCGCGCACGCCGCTGGTCGCGATGGTCCCGGTCTCGGTCCGGGCGCCGCACGAGCGCCAGGAGTTCGGCAACCGGATCTCGGCGATGATCGTCCCGATCCCGACCAACGTCGCCCACCCGCGCGACCGCCTGCGCCGTGCGCACGAGCTGCTGCGGGGCGCGAAGGCCAACCACGCGGCGCTGCCGGCGTCGCTGCTGACCGACGCGACGGCGTTCATCCCGCCGGCCGTCGCCGCGCTGGCCGCGCGGACGACGATCGACCTGCTGAGCCGGACGCGGCCGCCGTTGAACCTGGTGATCTCCAACGTCCCGGGCCCGCGCGAGTCGCTGTTCTGCGCGGGCGCCAAGCTCGAGTCGATGTTCCCCGTGTCGGTCGTCGTCGACGGCGTCGGCCTCAACATGACCGTGATGAGCTACCGCGACCACCTCGACTTCGGGATCGTCACCGACCAGGGGCAGATCCCGGACGCGTGGCCGTTCATCGCCCACCTGCACACCGCGCTGGAGGAACTGGAGACCGTCCTGAACCGGCGCGGGCGGACGGTCAAGAAGGCTCAGGGGCCGGCGCCGTCTCGCCCGCGAAGCGGTCGCGCAGCTCGCGCTTGA
- a CDS encoding MBL fold metallo-hydrolase, producing MPASSSSATRIARAGFVNCYLVREDDGLTLIDTMLKGSGKRIVAAAQGLGAPIKRIALTHAHGDHVGAVDELARLLPGVELLISTRDARFLRKDMSLDPDEPQDKLRGGWPGTETEPTRTFEPGERVGSLEVVAAPGHTPGHVAFFDPRDRTLICGDAYTTLGGVRTTSKPSFPFPLAALSTWSRAVELDTAKALRALDPAFLAPGHGKVVAAPAAAMDRAIAKAS from the coding sequence ATGCCTGCTAGCTCCTCTTCCGCCACCCGCATCGCCCGCGCCGGCTTCGTCAACTGCTACCTCGTCCGCGAGGACGACGGCCTCACGCTGATCGACACCATGCTCAAGGGCAGCGGCAAGCGCATCGTCGCCGCGGCGCAGGGGCTCGGCGCCCCGATCAAGCGCATCGCGCTGACCCACGCGCACGGCGACCACGTCGGCGCGGTCGACGAGTTGGCGCGGCTGCTGCCCGGCGTCGAGCTGCTGATCTCCACCCGCGACGCGCGCTTCCTGCGCAAGGACATGTCCTTGGATCCCGACGAGCCCCAGGACAAGCTCCGCGGCGGTTGGCCGGGCACCGAGACCGAGCCGACCCGGACCTTCGAGCCCGGCGAGCGCGTCGGCTCGCTCGAGGTCGTCGCCGCGCCCGGCCACACGCCCGGCCACGTCGCGTTCTTCGACCCGCGCGACCGGACGCTGATCTGCGGCGACGCGTACACGACGCTCGGCGGCGTGCGGACCACGTCCAAGCCGAGCTTCCCCTTCCCGCTGGCCGCGTTGTCGACGTGGAGCCGCGCGGTGGAGCTCGACACGGCGAAGGCGCTGCGCGCGCTGGACCCGGCCTTCCTCGCGCCCGGCCACGGCAAGGTCGTCGCCGCGCCGGCCGCCGCCATGGACCGCGCGATCGCGAAGGCGAGCTGA
- a CDS encoding long-chain-fatty-acid--CoA ligase, producing the protein MPHLSLASVLQESALRRPDKVAAVEGARQATYGELWRLALRRAGALRAAGVRPGDRVALLGLNTIDFVTAYYGILARGAVVVPVAPMLVADEIAFLLEDAGARVAFVADELQDVVAAGAEAAGVRVLRLGSDDALAAEPEALREAREPLDPAVLFYTSGTTGRPKGAVLTHFNLTMNVFVNAYTANNIVADDVMFGCLPLFHTFGQTVALNGTFLVGGTLILQPRFEPEQALALMNEHGVTAFLGVPTMYMALLAAVRAAGAGATLPDLRLCVSGGAPLPIKVLEEFNTTFDVTIQEGYGLSETSPTATVNQLEYGVEPGSIGHAIWGVEVEIADPDVDDAIVLKDVGEVGEIVIRGHDVFAGYHGRPEATAGAIVDGWFRSGDLGAKDERGFLRIVDRKKDLILRGGYNVYPREVEEVMMRHPDVDQVAVVGVPHDTHGEEVLAVVVLREDAGAPDADALLAWVGERVARHKRPRMVRFVDELPLGPSRKVLKRELRDRFAGETAPAPEPS; encoded by the coding sequence GTGCCCCATCTCTCGCTCGCCTCGGTCCTGCAGGAGTCGGCGCTGCGGCGACCCGACAAGGTCGCGGCCGTCGAAGGCGCCCGGCAGGCCACCTACGGGGAGCTGTGGAGGCTGGCGCTGCGGCGGGCCGGCGCGCTGCGCGCGGCGGGCGTCCGGCCCGGCGACCGCGTCGCGCTGCTCGGCCTCAACACCATCGACTTCGTCACCGCCTACTACGGGATCCTCGCGCGCGGCGCGGTGGTCGTCCCGGTGGCGCCGATGCTCGTGGCCGACGAGATCGCGTTCCTGCTGGAGGACGCGGGCGCTCGCGTGGCGTTCGTCGCCGACGAGCTGCAGGACGTCGTGGCCGCGGGCGCCGAGGCGGCGGGCGTGCGCGTGCTGCGGCTGGGCTCCGACGACGCGCTGGCGGCCGAGCCGGAGGCGCTGCGCGAGGCGCGCGAGCCGCTGGACCCCGCGGTGCTGTTCTACACCTCGGGCACGACCGGGCGACCCAAGGGCGCGGTGCTGACGCACTTCAACCTCACGATGAACGTCTTCGTCAACGCCTACACCGCGAACAACATCGTCGCCGACGACGTGATGTTCGGGTGCCTCCCGCTGTTCCACACCTTCGGCCAGACCGTGGCGCTCAACGGCACGTTCCTCGTCGGCGGCACGCTGATCCTCCAGCCGCGCTTCGAGCCCGAGCAGGCGCTGGCGCTCATGAACGAGCACGGCGTCACCGCGTTCCTGGGCGTCCCGACCATGTACATGGCGTTGCTCGCGGCGGTCCGGGCGGCGGGCGCGGGCGCCACGCTGCCCGACCTGCGCCTGTGCGTGTCGGGCGGCGCGCCGCTGCCGATCAAGGTGCTGGAGGAGTTCAACACCACCTTCGACGTCACGATCCAGGAGGGCTACGGGCTGTCGGAGACGTCGCCGACCGCCACCGTCAACCAGCTGGAGTACGGCGTCGAGCCGGGGTCGATCGGCCACGCGATCTGGGGCGTCGAGGTCGAGATCGCCGACCCCGACGTCGACGACGCGATCGTGCTCAAGGACGTCGGCGAGGTCGGGGAGATCGTCATCCGCGGCCACGACGTCTTCGCGGGCTACCACGGGCGGCCGGAGGCGACGGCCGGGGCGATCGTGGACGGCTGGTTCCGCTCCGGCGACCTCGGGGCCAAGGACGAGCGCGGCTTCCTGCGGATCGTCGACCGCAAGAAGGACCTCATCCTGCGCGGCGGCTACAACGTCTACCCGCGGGAGGTCGAGGAGGTCATGATGCGCCACCCCGACGTCGACCAGGTCGCGGTCGTCGGCGTGCCGCACGACACGCACGGCGAGGAAGTGCTGGCCGTCGTCGTGCTGCGCGAGGACGCGGGCGCGCCCGACGCCGACGCGCTGCTGGCGTGGGTCGGCGAGCGCGTGGCGCGCCACAAGCGACCGCGGATGGTGCGCTTCGTCGACGAGCTGCCGCTGGGCCCGTCGCGCAAGGTCCTCAAGCGCGAGCTGCGCGACCGCTTCGCGGGCGAGACGGCGCCGGCCCCTGAGCCTTCTTGA
- a CDS encoding acyl-ACP thioesterase domain-containing protein, translating into MSVLDELVDHPGVGRAFERALVPGLGDAAPGGRVRLDALARWLQDVALADVVDAGLGETALWVVRRARIAVRRFPRFGEDATARTWSSGVGRMWAERRSTITTTAGGHVEAVALWVHLDPVTARPMPITDAELEVYGPSAAGRVVKARLRHPAPPENGAGTRAWAFRTTELDVADHINNAAYWAPLEDELLRAAGGEPAAIDVEVEHRTPAQPGAHAVLCEDARRWLVGPSGEVHASFLIRA; encoded by the coding sequence GTGAGCGTCTTGGACGAGCTGGTCGATCATCCCGGTGTGGGGCGCGCGTTCGAGCGCGCCCTCGTCCCCGGACTCGGCGACGCGGCGCCGGGCGGGCGGGTGCGCCTGGACGCGCTGGCGCGCTGGCTGCAGGACGTGGCGCTGGCCGACGTCGTCGACGCCGGGCTGGGGGAGACGGCGCTGTGGGTGGTGCGGCGGGCGCGGATCGCGGTCCGGCGCTTCCCGCGCTTCGGCGAGGACGCCACGGCGCGGACGTGGTCCAGCGGCGTGGGGCGGATGTGGGCCGAGCGGCGGTCGACGATCACCACGACGGCCGGCGGCCACGTCGAGGCGGTGGCCCTGTGGGTCCACCTCGATCCGGTCACCGCGCGGCCGATGCCGATCACCGACGCCGAGTTGGAGGTCTACGGGCCGTCGGCGGCCGGGCGCGTCGTCAAGGCCCGCCTGCGGCACCCGGCGCCGCCGGAGAACGGTGCGGGGACGCGCGCCTGGGCCTTCCGGACCACCGAGCTCGACGTGGCCGACCACATCAACAACGCCGCGTACTGGGCGCCGCTGGAGGACGAGCTGCTGCGCGCCGCCGGCGGCGAGCCGGCCGCGATCGACGTCGAGGTCGAGCACCGGACGCCGGCCCAGCCGGGAGCGCACGCGGTGCTGTGCGAGGACGCGCGCCGCTGGCTCGTGGGCCCGAGCGGCGAGGTCCACGCGTCGTTCCTGATCCGGGCTTGA
- a CDS encoding choice-of-anchor D domain-containing protein, translating to MALLLALACAGASAHAEGVTNSGDDLRDGWYPNQPRLAPDAVSAGSFGQLWKADVDGQVYAQPLVVGSTVYVVTERNQVYALDSETGDLKWTRDLGAPFPATLIGSAGCPDLTPDLGITSTPVIDRATNTIYLTHKTFAPGSTTAAASYMDALDASTGEPRAGFPRRFEGVAQNTPAKIFMATTELQRPGLLLMGGVVYAAFGGHCDIHPYQGWVFGVDAASGAVKARWSAVLTGDGAGIWQSGAGLMSDGPGRLFVSTGNGNSPPVGLTAPGNGAYGESIVRLDVQPDGKLKPGDFFAPSDAAYLDGYDADFASGGVTGLRDDAFGTSTFPHVSVAVGKAGYVYLLNRDDLGGIGTGVGQGDRVIERVGPYGGVWSRPSVWPGDGGWIAIPTASPAAGAAPFAAGSVGRLNLYRYRVNGGVPSLDAPISSDDAFGFGSSAPVITSDGTASGSAVMWVVWSPNGTGAGAQLRAYDAVPVSGHLKLRRSWPIGQSAKFGMPGIGDGRVYVGTRDGHVLGYGAPVTSEVQAPATTFPTTTVDATSTVNVKLTITGAVHLTSVSAGSGGPFTARPDGHGVPGDYTDGQSATIPVDFKPTAPGVAGGALTVVTDKGTFTFSLTGTGQGTAPLLTVSPPVVSFGGVVVGQDLAGTVTLGNAGEQPLTIQDVTLPGAPFSVDAAPHVGDVIAPGGAVNVAVHYRPDAVGEYNQDLVLETTGGDATVGLSGTAGLGPRLTLSPAGGWSFGDVAVGSSADATVTVANTGDSAMTITRSKPPTAAAFTVVDGLDEATTIQPGASRAVEVRFTPTTTGPVAGLWTLNAADGSGVHDIPLTGVGVAPGHVQAARTATFPDAVLGATSGADVTFANDGGAAWSVVGVDAPAAPFAVTAAPAAGTEVAPGASVTVHATFSPLVAGEATGRLALRTTAGVQAVALTARGVSAAEVPIVPPAPIVAPPAPGPGPIGGQGPVLPTLLPSKLSVSRLVASRDRRRVTVRGRVTAAAAGRLSIAVAARVGRRTVTVSTPARLRGRSTYALSITLPRAARSWSRLKATVRFPGSARVRAGSASLVLLRAR from the coding sequence TTGGCGCTGCTGCTGGCGCTGGCCTGCGCCGGCGCCAGCGCGCACGCGGAAGGGGTCACCAACAGCGGCGACGACCTGCGCGACGGCTGGTACCCGAACCAGCCGCGTCTGGCGCCGGACGCCGTCAGCGCCGGCTCGTTCGGCCAGCTCTGGAAGGCGGACGTCGACGGCCAGGTCTACGCGCAGCCGCTCGTGGTGGGCTCGACCGTCTACGTCGTCACCGAGCGCAACCAGGTCTACGCGCTGGACAGCGAGACGGGTGACCTGAAGTGGACGCGCGACCTCGGCGCGCCGTTCCCCGCCACGCTGATCGGCAGCGCCGGATGCCCGGACCTGACGCCGGACCTCGGCATCACCTCGACGCCGGTGATCGACAGGGCGACGAACACGATCTACCTGACGCACAAGACCTTCGCGCCGGGCAGCACCACGGCGGCGGCGTCATACATGGACGCGCTGGACGCGTCGACCGGCGAGCCGCGCGCCGGCTTCCCGCGGCGCTTCGAGGGCGTCGCGCAGAACACGCCGGCCAAGATCTTCATGGCGACGACCGAGCTGCAGCGGCCGGGGCTGCTGCTGATGGGCGGCGTCGTCTACGCCGCGTTCGGCGGCCACTGCGACATCCACCCCTACCAGGGCTGGGTGTTCGGGGTCGACGCGGCGAGCGGCGCGGTCAAGGCCCGCTGGAGCGCCGTGCTCACCGGCGACGGCGCCGGGATCTGGCAGTCGGGCGCCGGGCTGATGTCCGACGGGCCGGGCCGCCTGTTCGTCTCGACCGGCAACGGCAACTCGCCGCCCGTCGGGCTGACGGCGCCGGGCAACGGCGCCTACGGCGAGTCGATCGTGCGCCTCGACGTCCAGCCCGACGGCAAGCTCAAGCCGGGCGACTTCTTCGCGCCGTCGGACGCGGCGTACCTCGACGGCTACGACGCGGACTTCGCGTCGGGTGGCGTGACCGGCCTGCGCGACGACGCGTTCGGCACGTCGACCTTCCCGCACGTGAGCGTGGCGGTCGGCAAGGCCGGCTACGTCTACCTGCTCAACCGCGACGACCTCGGCGGCATCGGGACCGGCGTCGGGCAGGGCGACCGCGTCATCGAGCGCGTCGGCCCCTACGGCGGCGTGTGGTCGCGGCCGAGCGTCTGGCCCGGCGACGGCGGCTGGATCGCGATCCCCACCGCGTCGCCCGCGGCCGGGGCCGCGCCCTTCGCGGCCGGCTCGGTGGGCCGCCTCAACCTGTACCGCTACCGCGTCAACGGCGGCGTGCCGTCGCTCGACGCGCCGATCAGCTCCGACGACGCGTTCGGCTTCGGCTCCAGCGCGCCGGTCATCACCTCCGACGGCACCGCCTCGGGCTCCGCGGTCATGTGGGTCGTCTGGTCGCCCAACGGCACCGGCGCCGGCGCGCAGCTGCGCGCCTACGACGCGGTCCCGGTCAGCGGGCACCTGAAGCTGCGGCGCTCGTGGCCGATCGGGCAGTCGGCCAAGTTCGGGATGCCGGGCATCGGCGACGGCCGCGTGTACGTCGGGACCCGCGACGGCCACGTGCTCGGCTACGGCGCGCCGGTGACGTCCGAGGTCCAGGCGCCGGCGACGACGTTCCCGACCACGACGGTGGACGCGACCTCGACGGTCAACGTCAAGCTCACGATCACCGGCGCCGTTCACCTGACCTCGGTGAGCGCGGGGTCGGGTGGGCCGTTCACGGCGCGGCCGGACGGCCACGGCGTGCCGGGCGACTACACCGACGGGCAGTCCGCGACGATCCCGGTGGACTTCAAGCCGACCGCGCCGGGCGTGGCCGGCGGCGCGCTCACGGTCGTCACCGACAAGGGCACGTTCACGTTCAGCCTCACTGGGACCGGCCAGGGCACTGCGCCGCTGCTGACGGTCTCGCCGCCGGTCGTCTCGTTCGGTGGCGTCGTCGTCGGCCAGGATCTCGCCGGTACGGTGACGCTGGGCAACGCCGGCGAACAGCCGCTCACGATCCAGGACGTCACGCTGCCCGGCGCGCCGTTCAGCGTGGACGCCGCGCCGCACGTCGGCGACGTGATCGCACCGGGCGGCGCGGTCAACGTGGCCGTGCACTACCGGCCGGATGCCGTCGGCGAGTACAACCAGGACCTGGTGCTCGAGACCACCGGCGGCGACGCGACGGTCGGCCTGTCGGGCACCGCCGGCCTCGGGCCGAGGCTCACGCTGTCGCCCGCCGGCGGCTGGTCGTTCGGCGACGTCGCGGTGGGGTCGAGCGCGGACGCGACGGTCACCGTCGCCAACACCGGCGACAGCGCGATGACGATCACGCGGTCCAAGCCGCCGACCGCCGCCGCGTTCACGGTCGTCGACGGGCTGGACGAGGCGACGACGATCCAGCCTGGCGCCAGCCGCGCGGTGGAGGTCCGGTTCACGCCCACGACCACCGGGCCGGTCGCCGGGCTCTGGACGCTGAACGCCGCCGACGGCAGCGGCGTGCACGACATCCCGCTCACGGGCGTGGGCGTCGCGCCCGGGCACGTCCAGGCGGCGCGCACGGCGACGTTCCCCGACGCGGTGCTGGGCGCGACCAGCGGCGCGGACGTGACGTTCGCCAACGACGGCGGCGCCGCGTGGTCGGTCGTCGGCGTCGATGCGCCGGCGGCGCCCTTTGCCGTGACCGCGGCGCCGGCGGCGGGGACCGAGGTCGCGCCGGGCGCCAGCGTGACGGTGCACGCGACGTTCTCGCCGCTGGTGGCGGGCGAGGCGACGGGGAGGCTGGCGCTGCGGACGACGGCCGGCGTCCAGGCGGTGGCGCTGACCGCGCGCGGCGTGTCGGCGGCGGAGGTGCCGATCGTTCCTCCGGCCCCGATCGTGGCGCCGCCGGCGCCGGGCCCCGGCCCGATCGGCGGCCAGGGCCCGGTCCTGCCGACCCTCCTGCCGTCCAAGCTGTCGGTGTCCAGGCTGGTCGCCTCGCGCGACCGCCGCCGGGTCACCGTGCGCGGTCGCGTCACCGCGGCCGCCGCCGGCCGGCTGTCGATCGCGGTCGCCGCGCGCGTCGGCCGCAGGACCGTGACCGTCTCGACGCCGGCGCGCCTGCGCGGCCGCTCGACCTACGCGCTCTCCATCACCTTGCCCAGGGCGGCCAGGAGCTGGTCGCGGCTGAAGGCCACCGTGCGGTTCCCGGGCAGCGCGCGGGTGCGGGCGGGCAGCGCGTCGCTGGTGCTCCTGCGCGCCCGCTAA
- a CDS encoding TetR/AcrR family transcriptional regulator has product MPRAGLDREQVVRAAADIADDEGLDAVTLARVAAQLGVKSPSLYNHVEGRDGLVRGIALLGLGELAAALREAAVGRSGLDGLLAASGAYRTFVKDHPGRYTAGAVTASAAGDAEHEAAAADVVVVLQGVLRAWDLSGDDEIHALRAFRSAVHGFATLEAAGGFGLDLDVDTSFTRLISALAAGLEVDHA; this is encoded by the coding sequence GTGCCGCGTGCCGGGCTGGACCGCGAGCAGGTGGTCCGCGCCGCCGCCGACATCGCCGACGACGAGGGTCTCGACGCGGTGACGCTCGCCCGCGTCGCCGCCCAGCTCGGGGTCAAGTCACCGTCGTTGTACAACCACGTCGAGGGCCGCGACGGCCTCGTGCGCGGCATCGCGCTGCTCGGCCTCGGCGAGCTCGCCGCGGCGCTGCGCGAGGCGGCCGTCGGCCGCTCCGGGCTCGACGGGCTGCTTGCCGCGTCCGGGGCCTATCGGACGTTCGTCAAGGACCATCCCGGGCGCTACACCGCCGGCGCCGTGACCGCCTCCGCCGCCGGCGACGCCGAGCACGAGGCCGCCGCGGCCGACGTCGTCGTCGTCCTGCAGGGCGTCCTGCGCGCCTGGGACCTCTCCGGCGACGACGAGATCCACGCGCTGCGCGCCTTCCGCTCCGCCGTCCACGGCTTCGCGACCCTCGAGGCCGCCGGCGGCTTCGGCCTCGACCTCGACGTCGACACCTCCTTCACCCGCCTGATCTCGGCGTTAGCGGCGGGGCTAGAGGTCGACCACGCGTAG